In the genome of Drosophila pseudoobscura strain MV-25-SWS-2005 chromosome 3, UCI_Dpse_MV25, whole genome shotgun sequence, one region contains:
- the Pkn gene encoding serine/threonine-protein kinase N isoform X3, with product MALTMNMVFLKDLRSRLKGYLYHGEYIKHPVLYELSHKYGFTENLPESCMSIRLEEIKEAIRREIRKELKIKEGAEKLREVAKDRRSLSDVAVLVKKSKSKLAELKSELQELESQILLTSANTAVNSNGQESINANIDPNGGIIMGGALGGGGGTGAPSTANDKVLTSLEKQLQIEIKVKTGAENMIQSLGAGCDKKLLAEAHQMLADSKAKIEFLRLRIIKVKQNREQADRLKATRQLMDDGQPQSLETTLEERIEELRHRLRIEAAVVDGAKNVIRTLQTANRAPDKKALQEATGRLSESSRKLDLLRYSLDLRRQELPVDSPAAQQLKTELQIVQQSTSPVPVTYTSLQTGQGGLLGGKPYQSVSSLGRCASVTGKLEVRLMGCQGLLEDVPGRSRRDKDNSSSPGDLRSFVKGVTSRSSSKSYSVKDETSFEIMAAIKLDNITVGQTSWKPCSQQAWDQRFSIDLDRSRELEIGVFWRDWRSLCAVKVLRLEEFIDDVRHGMALQLEPQGLLFAEIKFLNPMISQKPKLRRQRMIFNRQQAKNIPRAKQMNINVATWGRLLKRNAPNHVHMGSGEATGAAAAPARDSESPISRTPSSDALVEPEPYTPGEQAQNLEFNPDAGMHEHVETPGEYPDPAASGLSGMRPLSMHMQGISVLPPDTPPVSAAAAAAAAGRPSSLIIQMPPSAGGAKAPAVIGGRTAAPTTAPPPPPLLKSSTTTPVLDQELQDALHEFDFLSDMDSRPTTLRRLLKERDMEQLQLDQEALESLLLQQQQSEQQALHQRQLQEQQRLQQFQEAQRQAILELCEQQEREKQQQQQQKDQARHKEKEKQLQHQQKQRMIEQCIAESSEWAKQRQSQPPPPPPPPPPPLSPTQSTLTTDQTPLPSPLPLPLSISPASRPVTYPCPSQSPLVLPPTNQFQLQPDPAQTSSRFAAVEDLSRPSAVEQQLHRPVLTMPPVVLLGCREEDRSVPPSPLVEYPEDDDEYLYRADGGGGSRDLVQSSHSSSAGDRFCVEAHISLVHITLEPIDASCTTSCLIEEVAEPEPQPETKAVAEAQSHCQSQSLLSQSQSEAFVESVLLETVVEKLDSSTSEEEQLEQVIPQLGKLYVGSSQQQYGQSSPIIQEPPTPTIYCVSASAGAPQFPQPTQRQDKLQQQPGQQPIYANQYELNVAKAAAAASVYTPTPTPSSSSTSNTSQQGQRKNVARGLQFRETGGHDGGRLVKPGPPPNAGMLSMDNFRLLSVLGRGHFGKVILSQLRSNNQYYAIKALKKGDIIARDEVESLLSEKRIFEVANAMRHPFLVNLYSCFQTDQHVCFVMEYAAGGDLMMHIHTDVFLEPRAVFYAACVVLGLQYLHENKIIYRDLKLDNLLLDTDGYVKIADFGLCKEGMGFGDRTGTFCGTPEFLAPEVLTETSYTRAVDWWGLGVLIFEMLVGESPFPGDDEEEVFDSIVNDEVRYPRFLSLEAIAVMRRLLRKNPERRLGSSERDAEDVKKQAFFRSIVWDDLLLRKVKPPFVPTINHLEDVSNFDEEFTSEKAQLTPPKEPRHLSEDEQVLFQDFSYTAEWC from the exons GGCGAATACATCAAGCATCCCGTTCTGTACGAACTCAGTCATAAATATGGATTCACAGAGAACCTGCCGGAGAGCTGTATGTCCATACGGCTCGAGGAGATCAAGGAGGCGATTCGCCGCGAGATCCGCAAGGAGCTGAAGATCAAAGAGGGCGCCGAGAAGCTGCGCGAGGTGGCCAAGGACCGGCGCTCCCTCAGCGATGTGGCGGTGCTCGTGAAGAAGAGCAAGAGCAAATTGGCGGAACTCAAGTCCGAGCTGCAGGAGCTCGAGAGTCAAATACTCCTAACGTCGGCCAACACGGCCGTCAACAGCAACGGACAAG AATCGATTAATGCCAACATCGATCCCAATGGCGGGATAATTATGGGCGGTGCCCTGGGGGGCGGTGGTGGCACCGGCGCACCCTCCACCGCCAACGACAAAGTCCTGACGTCGCTGGAGAAGCAGCTGCAGATCGAGATAAAGGTGAAGACGGGGGCGGAGAATATGATCCAGTCACTGGGCGCCGGCTGCGACAAGAAGCTGCTGGCGGAGGCCCACCAAATGCTGGCCGACTCGAAGGCCAAAATCGAGTTTCTGCGGCTGCGGATCATCAAGGTCAAACAGAATCGTGAGCAGGCCGATCGGCTCAAGGCCACGCGCCAGCTGATGGATGATGGCCAGCCGCAGAGCCTGGAGACGACGCTGGAGGAGCGCATCGAGGAGCTGCGTCATCGGCTGCGCATCGAGGCGGCCGTCGTCGACGGAGCCAAGAATGTCATACGAACTCTCCAGACGGCGAATCGAGCCCCAGACAAGAAGGCGCTGCAGGAG GCCACTGGTCGCTTGTCGGAGTCGTCGAGGAAACTGGATCTCTTGCGATATTCGCTGGATCTGCGGCGCCAGGAGCTGCCAGTGGACTCTCCTGCGGCCCAGCAGCTGAAGACGGAGCTGCAGATCGTGCAGCAGTCGACGTCGCCGGTGCCCGTGACCTACACATCGCTGCAGACCGGGCAGGGTGGCCTGTTGGGGGGCAAGCCCTACCAGTCGGTGTCGTCGCTGGGGCGCTGTGCCAGTGTCACGGGCAAGCTGGAGGTGCGACTGATGGGCTGCCAGGGCCTGCTGGAGGATGTTCCGGGGCGTTCGCGACGCGACAAGGACAACAGCTCTAGTCCCGGCGATCTGCGGAGCTTCGTCAAGGGCGTGACCTCGCGCAGCAGCTCCAAGAGCTACTCGGTGAAGGACGAGACCTCGTTCGAGATCATGGCCGCCATCAAGCTGGACAACATCACCGTGGGACAGACCTCCTGGAAGCCCTGCTCGCAGCAGGCCTGGGACCAGCGCTTCTCCATCGATCTAGACCGCTCCCGAGAGCTCGAGATCGGAGTCTTTTGGCGCGACTGGCGTTCCCTGTGCGCCGTGAAGGTCCTGCGACTGGAGGAATTCATCGACGATGTGCGCCACGGCATGGCCCTGCAGCTGGAGCCCCAGGGCCTGCTCTTCGCCGAGATCAAGTTTCTCAATCCCATGATATCGCAGAAGCCCAAGCTGCGCCGCCAGCGCATGATCTTCAACAGACAGCAGGCAAAGAACATCCCCCGTGCCAAGCAGATGAACATCAATGTGGCCACCTGGGGTCGCCTGCTCAAGCGGAATGCCCCCAACCATGTCCACATGGGATCGGGCGAAGCCACAGGCGCTGCGGCTGCCCCTGCCCGCGACTCGGAGTCGCCCATTTCAAGGACTCCCTCGTCGGATGCCCtggtggagccggagccgtaTACACCCGGCGAGCAGGCCCAAAATCTGGAGTTCAATCCGGATGCGGGCATGCACGAGCACGTGGAAACGCCCGGCGAGTACCCGGATCCGGCGGCCAGCGGGTTGAGTGGCATGCGCCCACTCTCCATGCACATGCAGGGGATCAGCGTCCTGCCACCCGACACACCTCCCGTTTCCGCCGCCGCagcggccgctgccgctggcagACCCAGCTCGCTCATCATACAGATGCCGCCGTCGGCTGGAGGCGCGAAGGCACCAGCGGTCATCGGTGGCCGCACGGCCGCCCCCACAACggcgccaccgccgccaccatTGCTCAAGTCATCGACCACCACGCCGGTGTTGGACCAGGAG CTGCAGGATGCCTTGCACGAATTTGATTTCCTCTCCGACATGGACTCGCGTCCGACCACGCTGCGGCGCCTGCTGAAAGAGCGGGAcatggagcagctgcagctggaccAGGAGGCGCTCGagagcctgctgctgcagcagcagcagtccgaGCAGCAGGCCCTGCACCAGAggcagctgcaggagcagcagagatTGCAACAGTTCCAGGAGGCCCAGCGTCAGGCCATCCTCGAGCTGTGCGAACAGCAGGAGagggaaaagcagcagcagcagcagcaaaaagatCAGGCGAGACataaggagaaggagaagcagctccagcatcagcagaagcaacgCATGATCGAGCAGTGCATTGCCGAGTCCTCCGAGTGGGCCAagcagcgccagagccagccaccgccgccaccaccaccacctcctcctccgctgTCACCCACCCAGTCAACACTAACCACAGACCAGACACCGCTCCCGAGCCCGCTACCGCTACCGCTCTCGATCTCGCCAGCCAGCCGCCCAGTCACctacccctgccccagccAAAGTCCACTCGTCTTGCCACCAACCAACCAATTTCAGTTGCAGCCCGATCCTGCCCAGACCAGCAGTCGCTTTGCCGCCGTCGAGGATCTGTCGCGGCCATCGGCTGTGGAACAGCAGCTGCACCGTCCGGTGCTGACCATGCCGCcggtggtgctgctgggcTGCCGGGAGGAGGACAGATCGGTGCCGCCCTCGCCCCTGGTCGAGTATCCCGAGGACGATGACGAGTATCTGTACAGGGCCGATGGCGGCGGGGGCAGCCGGGATCTGGTGCAGTCCAGCCACAGTTCCAGTGCGGGCGATCGTTTCTGTGTGGAG GCGCATATCAGTCTTGTACATATCACCCTCGAACCCATCGATGCCAGCTGCACCACCAGCTGCCTGATAGAGGAGGTggccgagccagagccacagccggAGACAAAGGCGGTGGCAGAGGCACAGTCCCACtgccagtcgcagtcgctgttgtcgcagtcgcagtcggaggCATTCGTTGAGAGTGTATTGCTTGAGACAGTTGTTGAAAAGTTAGACAGTTCGACGAGTGAagaggagcagctggagcag GTTATACCGCAGTTGGGAAAACTCTATGTGGGCAGCAGTCAACAGCAGTATGGACAGTCCTCGCCTATCATCCAGGAGCCGCCGACTCCGACCATCTATTGCGTTAGTGCGTCGGCCGGCGCACCGCAATTCCCGCAGCCCACACAGCGCCAGGacaagctgcagcagcagcctgggCAGCAGCCCATCTATGCGAATCAGTACGAGTTAAACGTGGCCAAGGCAGCGGCTGCCGCCTCAGTGTACACGCCTACGCCCACGCCCAGCTCCTCATCGACGAGCAACACCAGCCAGCAGGGGCAGCGCAAGAATGTGGCTCGGGGACTGCAGTTCCGCGAGACTGGGGGTCACGACGGGGGGCGTCTGGTCAAGCCTGGACCGCCTCCGAATGCAGGCATGCTGTCGATGGACAACTTCCGACTGCTGAGTGTGCTGGGACGAGGACACTTTGGCAAGGTGATCCTGTCGCAGCTGCGCAGCAACAACCAGTACTATGCCATCAAGGCGCTGAAAAAGGGCGACATTATCGCCCGCGATGAGGTGGAGTCGCTGCTGAGCGAAAAGCGCATCTTCGAAGTGGCCAATGCCATGCGCCACCCGTTTTTAGTCAATTTGTATTCGTGCTTCCAGACCGAT CAACACGTTTGCTTTGTGATGGAGTACGCTGCCGGAGGAGATCTGATGATGCACATCCATACGGACGTGTTTCTGGAGCCGCGTGCCGTTTTCTATGCAGCCTGCGTTGTGCTGGGGCTCCAGTATCTGCACGAAAATAAGATCATCTACCGCGACCTGAAGCTGGACAACCTGCTGCTGGACACGGATGGGTATGTGAAGATCGCCGACTTTGGCCTGTGCAAGGAGGGCATGGGCTTCGGTGATCGCACGGGTACTTTCTGCGGCACGCCCGAGTTTCTGGCACCCGAAGTCCTCACCGAGACCTCGTACACGAGGGCCGTGGACTGGTGGGGTCTGGGGGTGCTCATCTTTGAGATGTTGGTTGGTGAG TCACCTTTCCCTGGcgatgatgaggaggaggtGTTCGATTCAATTGTGAATGATGAGGTCCGCTATCCGCGCTTCCTCTCACTCGAGGCCATAGCCGTGATGCGTAGG CTACTGCGCAAGAATCCAGAGCGACGTCTAGGATCGTCGGAGCGCGATGCGGAGGATGTCAAGAAGCAGGCATTCTTCCGGTCCATTGTCTGGGATGATCTGCTGCTTCGTAAGGTCAAGCCACCGTTTGTACCCACGATT AACCATCTGGAAGATGTCTCGAACTTTGATGAGGAATTCACGTCGGAGAAGGCGCAATTGACGCCACCAAAGGAGCCGCGCCACCTGTCCGAGGATGAGCaggtgctcttccaggacttTTCATACACGGCCGAATGGTGTTAG
- the Pkn gene encoding serine/threonine-protein kinase N isoform X12, with the protein MALTMNMVFLKDLRSRLKGYLYHGEYIKHPVLYELSHKYGFTENLPESCMSIRLEEIKEAIRREIRKELKIKEGAEKLREVAKDRRSLSDVAVLVKKSKSKLAELKSELQELESQILLTSANTAVNSNGQESINANIDPNGGIIMGGALGGGGGTGAPSTANDKVLTSLEKQLQIEIKVKTGAENMIQSLGAGCDKKLLAEAHQMLADSKAKIEFLRLRIIKVKQNREQADRLKATRQLMDDGQPQSLETTLEERIEELRHRLRIEAAVVDGAKNVIRTLQTANRAPDKKALQEATGRLSESSRKLDLLRYSLDLRRQELPVDSPAAQQLKTELQIVQQSTSPVPVTYTSLQTGQGGLLGGKPYQSVSSLGRCASVTGKLEVRLMGCQGLLEDVPGRSRRDKDNSSSPGDLRSFVKGVTSRSSSKSYSVKDETSFEIMAAIKLDNITVGQTSWKPCSQQAWDQRFSIDLDRSRELEIGVFWRDWRSLCAVKVLRLEEFIDDVRHGMALQLEPQGLLFAEIKFLNPMISQKPKLRRQRMIFNRQQAKNIPRAKQMNINVATWGRLLKRNAPNHVHMGSGEATGAAAAPARDSESPISRTPSSDALVEPEPYTPGEQAQNLEFNPDAGMHEHVETPGEYPDPAASGLSGMRPLSMHMQGISVLPPDTPPVSAAAAAAAAGRPSSLIIQMPPSAGGAKAPAVIGGRTAAPTTAPPPPPLLKSSTTTPVLDQEAHISLVHITLEPIDASCTTSCLIEEVAEPEPQPETKAVAEAQSHCQSQSLLSQSQSEAFVESVLLETVVEKLDSSTSEEEQLEQVIPQLGKLYVGSSQQQYGQSSPIIQEPPTPTIYCVSASAGAPQFPQPTQRQDKLQQQPGQQPIYANQYELNVAKAAAAASVYTPTPTPSSSSTSNTSQQGQRKNVARGLQFRETGGHDGGRLVKPGPPPNAGMLSMDNFRLLSVLGRGHFGKVILSQLRSNNQYYAIKALKKGDIIARDEVESLLSEKRIFEVANAMRHPFLVNLYSCFQTDQHVCFVMEYAAGGDLMMHIHTDVFLEPRAVFYAACVVLGLQYLHENKIIYRDLKLDNLLLDTDGYVKIADFGLCKEGMGFGDRTGTFCGTPEFLAPEVLTETSYTRAVDWWGLGVLIFEMLVGESPFPGDDEEEVFDSIVNDEVRYPRFLSLEAIAVMRRLLRKNPERRLGSSERDAEDVKKQAFFRSIVWDDLLLRKVKPPFVPTINHLEDVSNFDEEFTSEKAQLTPPKEPRHLSEDEQVLFQDFSYTAEWC; encoded by the exons GGCGAATACATCAAGCATCCCGTTCTGTACGAACTCAGTCATAAATATGGATTCACAGAGAACCTGCCGGAGAGCTGTATGTCCATACGGCTCGAGGAGATCAAGGAGGCGATTCGCCGCGAGATCCGCAAGGAGCTGAAGATCAAAGAGGGCGCCGAGAAGCTGCGCGAGGTGGCCAAGGACCGGCGCTCCCTCAGCGATGTGGCGGTGCTCGTGAAGAAGAGCAAGAGCAAATTGGCGGAACTCAAGTCCGAGCTGCAGGAGCTCGAGAGTCAAATACTCCTAACGTCGGCCAACACGGCCGTCAACAGCAACGGACAAG AATCGATTAATGCCAACATCGATCCCAATGGCGGGATAATTATGGGCGGTGCCCTGGGGGGCGGTGGTGGCACCGGCGCACCCTCCACCGCCAACGACAAAGTCCTGACGTCGCTGGAGAAGCAGCTGCAGATCGAGATAAAGGTGAAGACGGGGGCGGAGAATATGATCCAGTCACTGGGCGCCGGCTGCGACAAGAAGCTGCTGGCGGAGGCCCACCAAATGCTGGCCGACTCGAAGGCCAAAATCGAGTTTCTGCGGCTGCGGATCATCAAGGTCAAACAGAATCGTGAGCAGGCCGATCGGCTCAAGGCCACGCGCCAGCTGATGGATGATGGCCAGCCGCAGAGCCTGGAGACGACGCTGGAGGAGCGCATCGAGGAGCTGCGTCATCGGCTGCGCATCGAGGCGGCCGTCGTCGACGGAGCCAAGAATGTCATACGAACTCTCCAGACGGCGAATCGAGCCCCAGACAAGAAGGCGCTGCAGGAG GCCACTGGTCGCTTGTCGGAGTCGTCGAGGAAACTGGATCTCTTGCGATATTCGCTGGATCTGCGGCGCCAGGAGCTGCCAGTGGACTCTCCTGCGGCCCAGCAGCTGAAGACGGAGCTGCAGATCGTGCAGCAGTCGACGTCGCCGGTGCCCGTGACCTACACATCGCTGCAGACCGGGCAGGGTGGCCTGTTGGGGGGCAAGCCCTACCAGTCGGTGTCGTCGCTGGGGCGCTGTGCCAGTGTCACGGGCAAGCTGGAGGTGCGACTGATGGGCTGCCAGGGCCTGCTGGAGGATGTTCCGGGGCGTTCGCGACGCGACAAGGACAACAGCTCTAGTCCCGGCGATCTGCGGAGCTTCGTCAAGGGCGTGACCTCGCGCAGCAGCTCCAAGAGCTACTCGGTGAAGGACGAGACCTCGTTCGAGATCATGGCCGCCATCAAGCTGGACAACATCACCGTGGGACAGACCTCCTGGAAGCCCTGCTCGCAGCAGGCCTGGGACCAGCGCTTCTCCATCGATCTAGACCGCTCCCGAGAGCTCGAGATCGGAGTCTTTTGGCGCGACTGGCGTTCCCTGTGCGCCGTGAAGGTCCTGCGACTGGAGGAATTCATCGACGATGTGCGCCACGGCATGGCCCTGCAGCTGGAGCCCCAGGGCCTGCTCTTCGCCGAGATCAAGTTTCTCAATCCCATGATATCGCAGAAGCCCAAGCTGCGCCGCCAGCGCATGATCTTCAACAGACAGCAGGCAAAGAACATCCCCCGTGCCAAGCAGATGAACATCAATGTGGCCACCTGGGGTCGCCTGCTCAAGCGGAATGCCCCCAACCATGTCCACATGGGATCGGGCGAAGCCACAGGCGCTGCGGCTGCCCCTGCCCGCGACTCGGAGTCGCCCATTTCAAGGACTCCCTCGTCGGATGCCCtggtggagccggagccgtaTACACCCGGCGAGCAGGCCCAAAATCTGGAGTTCAATCCGGATGCGGGCATGCACGAGCACGTGGAAACGCCCGGCGAGTACCCGGATCCGGCGGCCAGCGGGTTGAGTGGCATGCGCCCACTCTCCATGCACATGCAGGGGATCAGCGTCCTGCCACCCGACACACCTCCCGTTTCCGCCGCCGCagcggccgctgccgctggcagACCCAGCTCGCTCATCATACAGATGCCGCCGTCGGCTGGAGGCGCGAAGGCACCAGCGGTCATCGGTGGCCGCACGGCCGCCCCCACAACggcgccaccgccgccaccatTGCTCAAGTCATCGACCACCACGCCGGTGTTGGACCAGGAG GCGCATATCAGTCTTGTACATATCACCCTCGAACCCATCGATGCCAGCTGCACCACCAGCTGCCTGATAGAGGAGGTggccgagccagagccacagccggAGACAAAGGCGGTGGCAGAGGCACAGTCCCACtgccagtcgcagtcgctgttgtcgcagtcgcagtcggaggCATTCGTTGAGAGTGTATTGCTTGAGACAGTTGTTGAAAAGTTAGACAGTTCGACGAGTGAagaggagcagctggagcag GTTATACCGCAGTTGGGAAAACTCTATGTGGGCAGCAGTCAACAGCAGTATGGACAGTCCTCGCCTATCATCCAGGAGCCGCCGACTCCGACCATCTATTGCGTTAGTGCGTCGGCCGGCGCACCGCAATTCCCGCAGCCCACACAGCGCCAGGacaagctgcagcagcagcctgggCAGCAGCCCATCTATGCGAATCAGTACGAGTTAAACGTGGCCAAGGCAGCGGCTGCCGCCTCAGTGTACACGCCTACGCCCACGCCCAGCTCCTCATCGACGAGCAACACCAGCCAGCAGGGGCAGCGCAAGAATGTGGCTCGGGGACTGCAGTTCCGCGAGACTGGGGGTCACGACGGGGGGCGTCTGGTCAAGCCTGGACCGCCTCCGAATGCAGGCATGCTGTCGATGGACAACTTCCGACTGCTGAGTGTGCTGGGACGAGGACACTTTGGCAAGGTGATCCTGTCGCAGCTGCGCAGCAACAACCAGTACTATGCCATCAAGGCGCTGAAAAAGGGCGACATTATCGCCCGCGATGAGGTGGAGTCGCTGCTGAGCGAAAAGCGCATCTTCGAAGTGGCCAATGCCATGCGCCACCCGTTTTTAGTCAATTTGTATTCGTGCTTCCAGACCGAT CAACACGTTTGCTTTGTGATGGAGTACGCTGCCGGAGGAGATCTGATGATGCACATCCATACGGACGTGTTTCTGGAGCCGCGTGCCGTTTTCTATGCAGCCTGCGTTGTGCTGGGGCTCCAGTATCTGCACGAAAATAAGATCATCTACCGCGACCTGAAGCTGGACAACCTGCTGCTGGACACGGATGGGTATGTGAAGATCGCCGACTTTGGCCTGTGCAAGGAGGGCATGGGCTTCGGTGATCGCACGGGTACTTTCTGCGGCACGCCCGAGTTTCTGGCACCCGAAGTCCTCACCGAGACCTCGTACACGAGGGCCGTGGACTGGTGGGGTCTGGGGGTGCTCATCTTTGAGATGTTGGTTGGTGAG TCACCTTTCCCTGGcgatgatgaggaggaggtGTTCGATTCAATTGTGAATGATGAGGTCCGCTATCCGCGCTTCCTCTCACTCGAGGCCATAGCCGTGATGCGTAGG CTACTGCGCAAGAATCCAGAGCGACGTCTAGGATCGTCGGAGCGCGATGCGGAGGATGTCAAGAAGCAGGCATTCTTCCGGTCCATTGTCTGGGATGATCTGCTGCTTCGTAAGGTCAAGCCACCGTTTGTACCCACGATT AACCATCTGGAAGATGTCTCGAACTTTGATGAGGAATTCACGTCGGAGAAGGCGCAATTGACGCCACCAAAGGAGCCGCGCCACCTGTCCGAGGATGAGCaggtgctcttccaggacttTTCATACACGGCCGAATGGTGTTAG